A window from Micromonospora profundi encodes these proteins:
- the pheS gene encoding phenylalanine--tRNA ligase subunit alpha — MSYRNDPYDPKQVALLDPTALAEAVADATKAFEAAADPDALTALRPAHLGDRSPVSLARREIGALPPAAKSDAGKRVNEARRAIEAAYAERAEVVEREQAERVLVEERVDVTLPYARRPRGARHPLSTLMESISDLFVGMGYEVAEGPEVDLEWVNFDALNIPADHPARGLMDTFHIAPQGSGLVLRTHTSTVQTRTMLSRKPPIYVIVPGRVYRTDEIDATHSPVFHQAEGLVVDKGITMAHLRGTLDHFARAMFGPEAKTRWRPHYFPFTEPSAEFDVWFPEHRDGPQWVEWGGCGMVNPRVLRACGVDPEVYSGFAFGMGIDRTLMIRHGVSDIRHLFEGDVRFSRAFGTGA; from the coding sequence TCGAGGCCGCCGCCGACCCGGACGCGTTGACCGCGCTGCGCCCCGCGCACCTCGGTGACCGGTCCCCGGTGTCCCTCGCGCGCCGGGAGATCGGCGCGCTGCCGCCGGCTGCGAAGTCCGACGCCGGTAAGCGGGTCAACGAGGCCCGCCGCGCCATCGAGGCCGCCTACGCCGAGCGCGCCGAGGTGGTGGAGCGCGAGCAGGCCGAGCGGGTGCTGGTCGAGGAACGGGTGGACGTCACACTGCCGTACGCCCGGCGTCCGCGTGGTGCCCGGCATCCGCTGAGCACCCTCATGGAGTCGATAAGTGATCTCTTCGTCGGGATGGGCTACGAGGTGGCCGAGGGTCCCGAGGTCGACCTGGAGTGGGTCAACTTCGACGCGCTGAACATCCCCGCCGACCACCCGGCGCGAGGGCTGATGGACACCTTCCACATCGCACCGCAGGGCTCGGGCCTTGTTCTACGAACGCACACGTCGACGGTGCAGACCCGCACGATGCTCAGCCGTAAGCCGCCGATCTACGTGATCGTGCCTGGCCGCGTCTACCGCACCGACGAGATCGACGCCACCCACAGCCCGGTGTTCCACCAGGCCGAGGGCCTGGTTGTCGACAAGGGCATCACGATGGCACACCTGCGGGGCACGCTCGACCACTTCGCCCGCGCCATGTTCGGCCCGGAGGCCAAGACCCGGTGGCGGCCGCACTACTTCCCGTTCACCGAGCCGTCGGCGGAGTTCGACGTGTGGTTCCCCGAGCACCGCGACGGTCCGCAGTGGGTCGAGTGGGGCGGCTGCGGCATGGTCAACCCCCGGGTGCTGCGCGCCTGCGGCGTCGACCCGGAGGTCTACTCCGGGTTCGCCTTCGGCATGGGCATCGACCGGACCCTGATGATCCGGCACGGGGTCAGCGACATCCGCCACCTCTTCGAGGGCGACGTGCGGTTCAGCCGGGCGTTCGGGACCGGAGCGTAG